In Acipenser ruthenus unplaced genomic scaffold, fAciRut3.2 maternal haplotype, whole genome shotgun sequence, a single window of DNA contains:
- the LOC131731685 gene encoding zinc finger HIT domain-containing protein 1-like isoform X2, translating to MVEKKTSARSQEANQRRILDRATRQRRLNRQLEALEKDNFQDDPHANLPQLVKRLPQFDDRHESSKKRKKTRGDHFKLRFRKNFQALLEEQNLSVSEGPNYLTACAPPSKLPQRPFCAVCGFPSNYTCVSCGARYCCVKCLGTHQETRCLKWTV from the exons atggtggaGAAGAAGACGTCGG cgcGCTCACAGGAGGCGAATCAGCGGCGGATATTAGACCGCGCCACACGGCAGCGGCGGCTGAACCGCCAGCTCGAGGCGCTAGAGAAGGACAATTTCCAGGACGATCCTCACGCCAACCTGCCCCAGCTGGTCAAGCGGCTGCCTCAGTTCGACGACAGGCACGAATCTA gtaaGAAGAGGAAAAAAACCCGAGGCGACCATTTTAAACTACGATTTCGCAAGAACTTCCAGGCTCTCTTGGAAGAACAG AATCTGAGCGTGAGTGAGGGGCCCAACTACCTGACAGCCTGCGCCCCTCCCTCCAAGCTGCCCCAGCGCCCCTTCTGCGCGGTGTGCGGGTTCCCCTCAAACTACACCTGCGTTTCCTGCGGAGCCCGCTACTGCTGTGTCAAGTGTCTGGGGACCCACCAAGAGACCAG GTGCCTCAAATGGACAGTTTGA
- the LOC131731685 gene encoding zinc finger HIT domain-containing protein 1-like isoform X1: MVEKKTSARSQEANQRRILDRATRQRRLNRQLEALEKDNFQDDPHANLPQLVKRLPQFDDRHESSKKRKKTRGDHFKLRFRKNFQALLEEQVIPQAEKTKNLSVSEGPNYLTACAPPSKLPQRPFCAVCGFPSNYTCVSCGARYCCVKCLGTHQETRCLKWTV; encoded by the exons atggtggaGAAGAAGACGTCGG cgcGCTCACAGGAGGCGAATCAGCGGCGGATATTAGACCGCGCCACACGGCAGCGGCGGCTGAACCGCCAGCTCGAGGCGCTAGAGAAGGACAATTTCCAGGACGATCCTCACGCCAACCTGCCCCAGCTGGTCAAGCGGCTGCCTCAGTTCGACGACAGGCACGAATCTA gtaaGAAGAGGAAAAAAACCCGAGGCGACCATTTTAAACTACGATTTCGCAAGAACTTCCAGGCTCTCTTGGAAGAACAG GTGATCCCACAAGCAGAGAAAACCAAG AATCTGAGCGTGAGTGAGGGGCCCAACTACCTGACAGCCTGCGCCCCTCCCTCCAAGCTGCCCCAGCGCCCCTTCTGCGCGGTGTGCGGGTTCCCCTCAAACTACACCTGCGTTTCCTGCGGAGCCCGCTACTGCTGTGTCAAGTGTCTGGGGACCCACCAAGAGACCAG GTGCCTCAAATGGACAGTTTGA